One region of Macadamia integrifolia cultivar HAES 741 chromosome 11, SCU_Mint_v3, whole genome shotgun sequence genomic DNA includes:
- the LOC122093236 gene encoding chaperonin-like RBCX protein 1, chloroplastic, with product MESSPIVPFSQISFFLPKPSRTRGFASPTRPWKQRTNRTTRLRCQKMFVPGFGEASPEAKAATNLHNFFTFVAVKIVMAQLESYNPEAYEELMEFLGRTSLNDGNKFCANLMRESPRHKNLALRILEVRSAYCKNDFEWENMKRLAFKMVNDSNTKLMRDYVLETSHEES from the exons ATGGAGTCATCTCCGATTGTTCCTTTCTCACAgatctctttcttccttcctaAACCTAGTAGAACCAGAGGTTTTGCTTCTCCTACTCGTCCATGGAAGCAAAGAACTAACCGAACCACTCGTCTTCGTTGTCAAAAGATGTTCGTTCCTG GATTTGGGGAAGCATCACCTGAAGCAAAAGCTGCTACAAATCTTCATAATTTCTTTACATTTGTAGCTGTTAAGATCGTTATGGCACAACTTGAG AGTTATAATCCTGAGGCGTATGAGGAATTAATGGAATTCTTAGGTAGAACTTCATTGAATGATGGAAACAAGTTCTGTGCAAATTTGATGAGAGAGTCACCAAGACATAAAAATTTAG CTCTACGGATTTTAGAG GTTCGATCTGCTTACTGCAAAAATGATTTTGAGTGGGAAAACATGAAGCGACTAGCTTTTAAG ATGGTAAATGATTCCAACACAAAGCTTATGAGGGATTATGTTTTAGAAACCAGTCATGAGGAGAGTTAA